The sequence below is a genomic window from Lodderomyces elongisporus chromosome 2, complete sequence.
GCCGGGAtcaatcttttttcttcctcatGGAACACGGATTTTAAATAAGTTAATCCAATTTATGAAGAACCAGCAAATCAAATATGGGTTCCACGAGGTAGTAACGCCTTTGATTTTCAAAACCAAGTTGTGGAAAAAATCGGGGCACTGGGATAATTACAAGGATGATATGTTTAAAGTTGTGGGAAACGACAAGtccaaagaagaagtagtagtagtactgGCGCCAACAGTACAGTCGGAGTCATTAACAGATGATGGAAATGATTCTGCTTTGCAAGAAgcttttgaagaagaacatgAATATGGATTAAAACCAATGAATTGTCCTGGTCATTGTATgatattttccaaatttgaaAGAAGCTATAATGAATTACCTATTAGATACTCTGATTTTAGCTCATTGCATCGGAATGAAGCAAGTGGAGCATTAAGTGGTTTGACAAGAGTGAGGAGGTTTCACCAAGACGATGGCCACATTTTTTGCGACATGAGCCATATTGATCAAGAGATAGCAAATACTTTGAACCTCATCAAGGACACTTATTCAATCTTTGGTATCGACAAAATTGAGTATTACTTGTCAACTAGaccagaagaaaaatatattgGCGAGATTGAAACATGGGATGCCGCGgagttgaaattgaagcaAGTGTTGGATAGGAGTGCAGGAAAAGGTAACTGGCAAGTACGCGAGGGAGATGGTGCATTTTATGGGCCCAAGATTGATGTCCTTCTCACAGATGCTTTTGGCAAAAAGCACCAAGTTGCTACTATCCAATTAGATTTCCAATTACCCAAAAGATTTGATCTCAAGTATATTTCCGAAGATGGTTCTCGTAACAACCAGCCAATTTTGATCCATAGAGCTGTGTTTGGATCTCTAGAGAGATTCTTTGCCATTTTATTGGACCACTATCAAGGCAAATGGCCATTTTGGATCAATCCAAGACAAGCGATAATTATACCAGTTAACGAAACCCACACAGCAAGGGCAGAGGAAttgcaaagaaaattaTGCGGCGATATTATCAATACAAATGACCCAGTTTCGCCATTGACAGGTTATAACTTCCACGTCGATGTAGACAAAAGACCAGCTACTATAGGTATGAGGACGAAGGATGCTATCCAAAAGGGTTATTCATatctcatcatcattggaGATAAAGACATTGCAAATGGAACTTACGCTGTGAGGTCTAGGGACGATCGTACGATATATAATTTGACAGGCGAAGACATATACAAAAAGTTTATCGACTTGGAAAAATCGTACCAATAACtgaaaaaaagcaaaatagagaataataataataataataataataataataataataagaagaagaagaagaagaagaagaagaagaaggaaacaaaacccaagaaaagagaaggggaaaaaagaatggagaATTCAAACAACAAGCAACGACATATAACAAACCAAGTATAATGGCACTGTACTAGATATcaactatatatatatatatatatgtccTTGTGTGTATCAGCATGTATATAATCATCACAATCTTCCGTATCCTTTGTTgattaaaattttttcaatttcgaGCCAGAAATCCTTAACAATCACTTTATCTTTAAACCTTTTATCACCACGATCCACCTTGATTTCACGTACATTCCAATCTCTTATTTGAGGCGGCGTGACTTCTCCATTGTACCCCAAATAGAAGCCAGCatatttttgaaataaattCTCCGGTTTCGAAATGGCGTATTTGGCAAATTGCCATGTCTGGCCAGTCGTGAACACTGCCACAACCCTGTTCCAGTACTCTGGGCTTGTAAATAAATCAGTGTTGTCCACGACCATAATCTTTTGTGCTGCAGATACTAGCCTATCTGAAGGGTGATTTAGTATCACCACACCATTTTTGGGTCTATTTGTCGGCACTGGTTCAGTATAGCGCCCTTGCTCCAAAAAttcttttatatttgaTAAGGACAAcaatgctgttgttgcaggCGACACAATGATGATTGGTTGCTTCTTGGGTCCGCCCGCCGGTCCTCTCTTATCAGCTGCCGACTTCAATTTTCTTGAATCTGATTGTTTCAACTCCTTCATAAACCTCTTTGCGTCGGAAATCAAATAGCCAAAATCTATGTTTTTGGAGCCTCGAAGTGCTGCATTGTGGTCGATGGATTCTCGTTCAAATTGGCTAATTCTGTCTAATTGGGGATCCTCAAGCTTGCGCTTTTTTGTCGACGAAGTCAATGCAGAGTTAACATCAGCCCTATCTTCCGAATTTGTAGATGGTTTAGCTTTGGCTTCAGTATCAAGTCCTTGTATGAATTGGCATGTTTCGGTAGTTCCATTTAACCAAGTGCCCAATTCTGTACGATTCAAATACTTGAATGAGGTTATACCCAACTCCgctgctttttctttataatcGACATTGGGTGTTCCTTCTTGTAGCCAACAGAATACAACTGATCTGAGATCTTGTAACTTATCCTCATTGGTGAAGTTCGTTTCTGCATCCAATTCAAATTTTGGGGCATTTTCGTTTAGGTTGTCACTGCTATTACCGAACTGAACGCTTGTGGCTTCCTTGATTGACTCAGTTTCCAGTCCATCTTTATTGTAAAACTTTATAAAACCACCTTTGGTAGTGGCTCGACGTAATGCCTTCAACGATTCTAAAGTTGACATGATAATTACGTGGCTGTTTATGAGAAGAGAGTAAACGATATAGACGTTGAGTTTGAAATACccaaaaaatcaataagcttgttttctttcctttcctttcctatgtctatttctatttctatttctatttctattttttttttcttttttcgtttACGTTCTCTCGGTTTACTTCTGCGCACCGCGAATTCATGAATTATCACCCATTAGTACGAAATCAAAGACAAACCCAAAAATTCTaacaaagaaggaaaattaCGAGCGGAGTCATAAATAAacattattactattattgttactattattattactattactattattactttcatttttcttttcatatCCAGTTATCCATTCGCAAGTCTTTCCATTCTTGTTATAACAGATTTAAATATAAAACACTATACTATTCAATTCCAGACATATTATCAGTTTCTTATTGATGAAGTAAATTATTGGAGGGCttgtcttcttctcctatatatatatatattattatcTTTCAATATCTTATAGTACCGCGCTGGCTAGTACCTTATCTCCATGGTAAATGATCGAATTTCGGTAGGCAAAGTGAAATTTACTCAGGTCCAAGTATCCCAATGGTCTGAAGATGCACAGAAGTCATTGCAAAGTGCTCAGAAACTTTGCTCGATTGCTCAAACTCAATTGAACGAAACGTATGAGGATTTGGGTGTACAATTACCCAACGATTTGGAAGTCGTTGAGCTTTTATTTGAAGGGTATCAAAGGCAATTGGATATGGTAGGTCAAGTATTGAAACGAAGTGAATTATTGTTATCGAGAGACGTGGATAGTGTACTTGTTGAAATCGACTCCGACCTCAACCCCAAATTAAATGACTTGAGTACTATTCTCAAACAAATGGAGAACACCATAGTCCCCGATTTTGTTCAAGTGAATGGGATGGAAGGAGATAAGCGACTTTATGATTTTTTAGCAATGGAGTCTACTCAATTCATACAAAATAATATTGAgatatataaacaaaattgcaaaaaggcttcagaaaaattaaacctCGAGATTCAAGTGCTTCGAGATGAACAACATAAACTTTTGCACTACCAGGGTACAATTCAGAAAGAGTATGAACTGCTCGGGCGCTTACAGTTGGAGTTGAAACTGGCACAAGGCGATATGATTGAGTCCAAAGGTCAAGAGGGAGTgattttaaaagaaaatcgaGCCTTGGAAAATGAGTTGGTATCTTTATTGGAGATGATGACTAATCATTACGACCAATGCAAGAGTGCAGTTGAGCTTTTATCCAGAGGGGGTAGCACTGAGCACACGAAAATTAACTTGGATGTCCTTGAAGTAGACTCACAGGAATTAGACGATGTGTTTAAAGAGTTAAAGGCAGTGTCGGAGATAACATCGACAAATTCGGCAAAGTCTAAGCGTTTATATAAGCAGTACAACGAGCATATCGTAAAATGTACTACTTATATCAAAGAGGAGTTGGAAAAGATTAGACTGTTCAAGACGAACAAAGTACCTCAATTTTTAAGCTTTTTTCAAGAGTGTAAAAATGTCTTTAGCAAGTGTTCAATTGTCGACGAAGAGTTGAAAGACCTTACTCCATCACAAGTATATGCTGAGACAATATCGCAGTTGGTGTTTCATTATACTAAATTTCTTGATGTTTACAAGACAAAGTATTTAGCAGAATTACACCATGAACAATATTCGTTCCCCAagaagtttttgaaaaggatTGAAGATTTCATAAATGATGAAGTTTATAGAATGCAATCGGAGGAAATAAACCATCGTAAGAGGTGGTTGGATAAATACGAAGAATTTATCCCAAAAGAGTTTCAGCTCCCAGGAGAACAAGAAATACCCATGGTGGTGCAAGTTATTACTGAAGGGCTAGAGCATATACAACGTGAGAGTGGCGTTGAGGGTTTTAATCAAGGAGAGGAAAAGCGTTTGCTAGATTTAATGAAGCGATTAAGAACTCAAGATCAAGGTGAATGAATATAATAAGAGAGGAAAGTAAGAGGTAATGAAgagggggggaggaggagaaaaaaaagaaaaaggaggaagaaagaatggTTACTAGTTGGCATGCTTGTGGAACGCACATGTGGTTGATGTATAGACAATAAACTCCTTTCTACTTCCTCGtgtataaattttttttttggctttataggtttatttcttttaatctttgcaGACCTTAATAACCTGGTATCCAATTATTAAGCAGCTCTTGCAgtaaaaattaagaaaagcATGTCATTGGGGTGATGCTTTTTTATATCACTTTACtgctatttttatttttattttcattttccattttccattttccattctgtttattgttcttaaatttttgcaaccaccaAGGATAGTTTGATGcggctctttttttttttgtggttTGCACACCAAAACACAAACTATTCATACATATTCCAAGAGCCTGACATATGAATTTTCTTGATTAATTCCTAGCTCATTGAATGACAGTCCGCAATTCAAGTAGAAGCTTGACTTTTGCAAAGTCAAGCGATGAGCTATTGCAACCAATTAGCAATGCATCCAATACTACAAACACAACAGGTAACCTACAACGACCGACAATGGCTCTGGGCCTGATGATGTCTGCAATGTACAACGAATACTCCGACCTTGAGGATAATGAAGACGAGGATAGTGGTGTCataaaagatgaagaaaatgaacGTGAAATACATGATTATACTCGTAATACTCAACTATCTACATCACAACCTCGTTCTTCAAACGCCACTCAGCCATCAGAAAAGTACCTGAGATATGGAATAGGCGCcaaattgatgatgaagatgggGTACCAAGAAGGGAAAGGACTCGGGACGGACCAATCGGGGATTGTGAAGCCTATTGAGACTTTTGCTATGCATGGACGAGCAGGAATAGGTTCcggaaaaggaagaaaaactGGACGAAAAACTGACCATGAAGAACAGAGTGAGCAGAAACTTCGAGGAAgtagaagagaaagaggaagaggaaaaggaaaaggaaaaggaacaggaaaagaaaaagcgtACAGTGCTGGCGACTTTAATTCTTCTGAT
It includes:
- the MST1 gene encoding threonyl-tRNA synthetase; amino-acid sequence: MAPPRKQIVKLKLPPKFLATLPKFAVFTSKTQLRKLAQAEKRASLNGGLSNSNSQRSSPAPDGNFPLATSQAAGSGGVGSGSGISQYKINVGLKESSTSGLTMNSVNSSLYALDKSGKPCRRWVKKEKSFKTFTGFKVEYARFETSKEPGNEGSEGSKESKGVEGEQETKETKETKETKETKETKETKETQGTQKTQVEQNIQTTQQTNGEASKIKTETGQEIKIVEPSSSPKADVGIVALRCSYRLYSNKAPNVSKTTKASSSTNTNHEISTKQLLYTTDITSPGSIFFLPHGTRILNKLIQFMKNQQIKYGFHEVVTPLIFKTKLWKKSGHWDNYKDDMFKVVGNDKSKEEVVVVSAPTVQSESLTDDGNDSALQEAFEEEHEYGLKPMNCPGHCMIFSKFERSYNELPIRYSDFSSLHRNEASGALSGLTRVRRFHQDDGHIFCDMSHIDQEIANTLNLIKDTYSIFGIDKIEYYLSTRPEEKYIGEIETWDAAELKLKQVLDRSAGKGNWQVREGDGAFYGPKIDVLLTDAFGKKHQVATIQLDFQLPKRFDLKYISEDGSRNNQPILIHRAVFGSLERFFAILLDHYQGKWPFWINPRQAIIIPVNETHTARAEELQRKLCGDIINTNDPVSPLTGYNFHVDVDKRPATIGMRTKDAIQKGYSYLIIIGDKDIANGTYAVRSRDDRTIYNLTGEDIYKKFIDLEKSYQ
- the ATG17 gene encoding autophagy protein 17 codes for the protein MVNDRISVGKVKFTQVQVSQWSEDAQKSLQSAQKLCSIAQTQLNETYEDLGVQLPNDLEVVELLFEGYQRQLDMVGQVLKRSELLLSRDVDSVLVEIDSDLNPKLNDLSTILKQMENTIVPDFVQVNGMEGDKRLYDFLAMESTQFIQNNIEIYKQNCKKASEKLNLEIQVLRDEQHKLLHYQGTIQKEYESLGRLQLELKSAQGDMIESKGQEGVILKENRALENELVSLLEMMTNHYDQCKSAVELLSRGGSTEHTKINLDVLEVDSQELDDVFKELKAVSEITSTNSAKSKRLYKQYNEHIVKCTTYIKEELEKIRSFKTNKVPQFLSFFQECKNVFSKCSIVDEELKDLTPSQVYAETISQLVFHYTKFLDVYKTKYLAELHHEQYSFPKKFLKRIEDFINDEVYRMQSEEINHRKRWLDKYEEFIPKEFQLPGEQEIPMVVQVITEGLEHIQRESGVEGFNQGEEKRLLDLMKRLRTQDQGE
- the CDC73 gene encoding accessory factor associated with RNA polymerase II (BUSCO:EOG09263UWJ), whose protein sequence is MSTLESLKALRRATTKGGFIKFYNKDGSETESIKEATSVQFGNSSDNLNENAPKFELDAETNFTNEDKLQDLRSVVFCWLQEGTPNVDYKEKAAELGITSFKYLNRTELGTWLNGTTETCQFIQGLDTEAKAKPSTNSEDRADVNSALTSSTKKRKLEDPQLDRISQFERESIDHNAALRGSKNIDFGYLISDAKRFMKELKQSDSRKLKSAADKRGPAGGPKKQPIIIVSPATTALLSLSNIKEFLEQGRYTEPVPTNRPKNGVVILNHPSDRLVSAAQKIMVVDNTDLFTSPEYWNRVVAVFTTGQTWQFAKYAISKPENLFQKYAGFYLGYNGEVTPPQIRDWNVREIKVDRGDKRFKDKVIVKDFWLEIEKILINKGYGRL